One window of Papaver somniferum cultivar HN1 chromosome 9, ASM357369v1, whole genome shotgun sequence genomic DNA carries:
- the LOC113311155 gene encoding uncharacterized protein LOC113311155, producing MVMELPRFFALESVDVSKYLCPDVLINDDYRLEFSSAACKDVGYPTVGQDIVTTGDRSIHLKSNWTNNHWHQDDDSCIRASNSSSSANLFQPIRVANNTIALPCFGNNKFCRSVKDVDNYYLKADVPTINRGTRLQVEEAVLSRSIYNVQFRETDGRIYDATDIKVASGEVVNQNKLEDTIELKLSYEDTRTRSWNFSASLMLGGGYYMEAGIPLIIDNGYEVSGSITLGLQYASTTSTKRLAETVYRVNVCPHTRVKVTTKGKCDVTFSYTQCDTLYSGKTETYKNYDGVFTGSNAYNLRYETEEKAL from the coding sequence atggTGATGGAGTTGCCAAGGTTCTTTGCACTTGAATCGGTTGATGTTTCAAAGTATCTGTGCCCCGATGTCCTCATTAATGATGATTATCGCCTCGAATTTTCGTCAGCTGCCTGTAAAGATGTTGGATATCCAACAGTGGGGCAAGACATCGTCACCACTGGCGACAGAAGCATCCACTTAAAATCAAATTGGACAAACAACCACTGGCATCAAGATGATGATAGTTGCATCCGGGCATCCAACAGTTCCAGTAGTGCTAACTTGTTTCAGCCAATTAGAGTCGCCAACAACACCATCGCTCTGCCATGCTTCGGTAACAACAAATTCTGCAGGAGCGTCAAGGACGTCGACAACTACTATCTCAAAGCTGATGTGCCCACCATCAATCGCGGAACGCGTCTCCAGGTGGAGGAAGCTGTGCTGTCTAGGAGTATCTACAACGTCCAATTTCGTGAGACGGACGGTAGGATCTACGACGCGACAGATATAAAAGTGGCATCAGGAGAAGTGGTAAACCAGAACAAGCTCGAGGATACTATAGAGCTaaagctttcttatgaagacacCCGGACTCGCAGTTGGAATTTCAGTGCTTCGTTGATGCTGGGTGGAGGATATTACATGGAAGCCGGCATACCTCTGATTATTGATAACGGGTACGAAGTTTCAGGTTCCATTACCTTAGGCCTTCAATATGCATCAACTACTTCAACTAAAAGGTTAGCTGAGACTGTTTATAGAGTTAATGTCTGCCCTCATACAAGAGTGAAGGTGACTACGAAAGGAAAATGCGACGTGACCTTCTCATACACCCAGTGTGATACCCTTTATTCTGGCAAAACAGAAACCTACAAAAATTACGATGGCGTCTTCACAGGTAGCAATGCTTACAACTTGAGGTACGAGACAGAGGAAAAAGCTCTTTGA